A single window of Pseudarthrobacter defluvii DNA harbors:
- a CDS encoding PTS sugar transporter subunit IIB, with the protein MKIVAVCGMGIGTSVLLKMNAEKVLQDLGIDADIEAADIGVARGAAQTAEIVLTSEELAPEIGDVPARVIVIENFFDLDEIHKKLSAAVQ; encoded by the coding sequence ATGAAGATCGTCGCTGTATGTGGAATGGGCATTGGAACATCAGTGCTCCTGAAAATGAACGCAGAAAAGGTCCTCCAGGACCTCGGCATCGACGCCGATATTGAGGCCGCCGACATTGGGGTGGCCCGAGGCGCGGCGCAAACGGCCGAAATCGTCCTCACGTCCGAGGAACTCGCCCCTGAAATTGGCGATGTCCCCGCAAGAGTCATTGTCATCGAGAACTTCTTCGATCTCGATGAAATCCACAAGAAACTGTCGGCCGCCGTCCAGTAG
- a CDS encoding PTS sugar transporter subunit IIA, translated as MAINLAEELSSITTNATASDWREAIRRAGDGLVAGGVTTEDYTEQMIAAVEEHGPYIVIAPGVALAHARPSESVKKGGLSWVSLASPVEFGHKSNDPVSLVIGLAALDHTAHIEVLRAVAGILSDPATRSGLDAAASAEEVRSLLARAASPK; from the coding sequence GTGGCTATAAACCTCGCTGAAGAACTCTCATCCATCACCACCAACGCCACCGCTTCCGACTGGCGGGAAGCGATCCGCCGCGCAGGTGATGGACTGGTGGCCGGCGGCGTCACCACCGAGGACTACACCGAACAGATGATCGCGGCCGTGGAAGAGCACGGCCCCTATATCGTCATCGCCCCCGGCGTCGCCCTCGCCCACGCACGGCCCTCAGAATCCGTCAAAAAGGGAGGGCTGAGTTGGGTCAGCCTGGCCTCCCCTGTCGAGTTCGGGCACAAATCCAACGACCCCGTCTCCCTGGTCATAGGCCTCGCGGCCCTTGACCACACTGCACACATCGAAGTCCTGAGGGCAGTGGCTGGGATCCTTTCGGATCCGGCCACCCGCAGTGGCCTCGACGCCGCAGCGAGCGCGGAAGAAGTCCGCTCCCTCCTGGCGCGCGCCGCCTCCCCGAAATAA
- a CDS encoding MFS transporter, producing MKLSAGGRIGLAGAAVVGVAFGMARYAYGLTLPNIREDLGLSELVLGIIASATFAGYLAGLLLAGPLAARHGSRAPTTVGGASGVLGAVIVASAQSPGLLAAGVILAGSAGGWVWASYSDIVTGAVPLQQQPRALAIITTGTSGGLVLLGGLSVLAVLGSWRLVWVGIALAAVAAALVNLRLVPKTEPVPVVNNRHGASALFAVLRGPCAYAVAYFAAVVIYFTYAADVLGSGALPAGAVPALYAGIGLCGVVGVATGNFAGRMGSSKVAGLSLGAVGAALAMLGLAGDSLTATAISACIFGVGYMTGSAVLAIWTAELVPERPGEAFTACLIVGALSSVAAPALAGAVIPGVGLGPLLIFAAAASLLSGTALVLRASPQRAAVGDARP from the coding sequence ATGAAGCTTTCAGCAGGCGGTCGAATAGGTCTGGCCGGAGCAGCCGTCGTCGGAGTCGCTTTTGGCATGGCCCGCTACGCCTACGGTCTGACGCTGCCGAACATCCGGGAAGACTTGGGGCTGTCCGAGCTGGTGCTGGGCATCATCGCAAGTGCGACGTTCGCGGGGTACCTGGCTGGCTTGCTGCTGGCAGGGCCGCTCGCTGCCCGGCACGGTTCGCGTGCGCCCACAACCGTGGGCGGAGCCAGCGGAGTGCTGGGCGCTGTGATCGTGGCATCCGCGCAGTCCCCGGGGCTGCTCGCCGCCGGTGTCATCCTGGCCGGCAGCGCCGGCGGCTGGGTCTGGGCCTCCTACTCGGACATTGTGACCGGTGCGGTGCCCCTGCAGCAGCAGCCAAGGGCATTGGCGATTATCACAACCGGCACCAGCGGCGGGCTGGTGCTGCTCGGCGGTTTGTCCGTCTTGGCGGTACTAGGTTCCTGGCGATTGGTCTGGGTCGGCATTGCCTTGGCCGCGGTAGCCGCCGCCCTTGTGAACCTTCGCCTCGTGCCGAAAACCGAGCCAGTCCCGGTTGTGAACAACCGTCACGGTGCTTCCGCACTGTTTGCAGTGCTGCGGGGCCCGTGTGCCTACGCGGTGGCTTACTTCGCGGCCGTCGTCATCTACTTCACCTACGCGGCCGACGTCCTCGGCAGCGGTGCCCTCCCAGCGGGAGCTGTCCCCGCACTCTACGCGGGCATTGGCCTCTGCGGCGTGGTAGGTGTAGCGACTGGAAACTTCGCGGGTCGGATGGGCAGTTCGAAGGTCGCCGGACTGTCCCTTGGAGCCGTCGGTGCAGCACTGGCGATGCTCGGGTTGGCAGGCGATTCCTTGACCGCTACGGCGATCTCGGCATGCATCTTCGGAGTGGGATACATGACGGGATCTGCCGTGCTCGCCATTTGGACCGCCGAACTGGTGCCCGAGCGTCCAGGCGAGGCATTCACGGCTTGCCTAATCGTGGGGGCACTCAGCTCGGTCGCGGCCCCGGCCCTGGCCGGCGCGGTGATCCCCGGGGTAGGTCTGGGGCCGTTGTTGATCTTCGCCGCCGCGGCGTCATTGCTCAGCGGGACAGCGCTCGTGTTGCGTGCATCCCCGCAAAGGGCTGCCGTCGGTGATGCCAGGCCGTGA
- a CDS encoding DUF308 domain-containing protein: MTTPELPGASSQQTVPHQNQQIPPMPPTYGPPGASGPQDHAKAKKQRNVIGLVALIAAIVGFIFACIPGALIIGWVLLPIAFILAIVSLFLKDKAKGMGITALILSIVGTIVGFTVFFSVVASSAKDAFGGDTKVSAPTAEAGGSAPAAEKPAAKAGTRENPSAIGSVVESKDWRVVVNSVKLAATDAVVAANQFNDAPAAGTEYILVNYSATYIGNDANGQSPAFVSVDYVTADGKTVNSFDHHVVAPEAIDSNTLYKDGTATGNIAIQVPTATAGQGVLAVRPGMIADKVFVAVK; encoded by the coding sequence ATGACTACACCAGAGCTTCCGGGGGCAAGCTCTCAGCAGACCGTGCCCCACCAGAACCAGCAAATCCCACCTATGCCGCCGACTTATGGTCCCCCAGGCGCCTCCGGCCCTCAGGACCACGCAAAGGCCAAAAAACAGCGCAATGTTATCGGCCTCGTTGCACTGATTGCCGCAATTGTGGGATTCATCTTCGCGTGCATTCCAGGTGCCCTCATCATCGGCTGGGTCTTGCTGCCGATTGCGTTCATCCTGGCAATTGTTTCCCTCTTTTTGAAAGACAAGGCCAAGGGAATGGGCATCACAGCCCTGATCTTGTCGATCGTGGGAACCATCGTCGGCTTTACTGTCTTCTTTTCCGTTGTCGCCTCGTCGGCCAAGGACGCTTTCGGTGGCGACACTAAAGTTTCGGCACCAACCGCCGAAGCAGGCGGTAGTGCCCCGGCAGCAGAAAAGCCCGCTGCCAAGGCGGGGACACGCGAAAACCCCTCAGCCATCGGTTCGGTCGTGGAGTCAAAGGACTGGCGGGTAGTGGTCAACTCAGTGAAGCTTGCTGCTACCGATGCAGTTGTTGCGGCCAACCAGTTCAACGACGCTCCGGCTGCGGGCACGGAGTACATACTGGTGAACTACTCGGCGACTTACATCGGCAATGACGCCAATGGACAATCACCAGCTTTCGTCTCTGTGGACTATGTCACCGCAGACGGAAAAACCGTGAATTCGTTCGACCACCATGTCGTTGCACCTGAAGCCATCGATAGCAACACCCTTTACAAAGATGGCACTGCAACGGGCAACATCGCCATTCAGGTACCAACCGCCACCGCCGGCCAAGGCGTCCTCGCTGTCCGGCCCGGCATGATCGCCGACAAGGTCTTCGTCGCCGTCAAGTAA
- a CDS encoding HD domain-containing phosphohydrolase, whose product MKQSPAGPRRSEVLAALSLAIDLGLGQPMEHMLRSCLLALRIAKAAGVDAAGQSRLYYANQLAWIGCHADSFELAALFTDDIAFRADYYNRDQRGLPMYAGMFSRAGAGLPPLARVAHWTRFAATGSGAVRSMIASHCISAGILANSVGLDGGVAGLLAHTFERWDGKGLPEGIAGPDIPLEMRIMHLADTAEVFLRQEGVAGAVAMVRARRGSQFDPALAGLFIDQAAALTEGLLDIDCWQAALDLAPTDAPLSGPQLDAVLQAVGDFADLKSPYTAGHSRAVAALAAAAGGEHGLPADDVTELRRAGWVHDLGRLGVSNQVWDKKEPLSQADLERIHMHPYLGERILSRVPGLKGEAALTGLHHERLDGSGYPRGLGGTELGIKQRILAAADSYHSSLEPRPHRDALTPAAATARLRQEVSAGRIGTEAAESVLVAAGQQPHRRPAPPAGLTPREVEILGMLCRGMTPAEIAASLFLARKTVRNHVEHIYTKIGATNRVGATLFAVRNGLIER is encoded by the coding sequence GTGAAGCAGTCGCCTGCTGGACCCCGCCGCAGTGAAGTCCTGGCCGCGCTGTCACTCGCCATTGACCTGGGCCTCGGGCAACCGATGGAGCACATGCTGCGGTCCTGCCTGCTGGCGCTGCGGATCGCTAAGGCGGCGGGAGTTGATGCCGCCGGGCAGAGCCGGCTCTACTACGCCAACCAGCTGGCCTGGATCGGCTGCCACGCGGACTCCTTCGAACTGGCAGCGCTGTTCACGGACGATATCGCTTTCCGCGCCGATTACTATAACCGCGACCAGCGGGGCCTGCCCATGTACGCCGGCATGTTCAGCCGTGCCGGCGCAGGCCTCCCGCCACTCGCCCGCGTTGCACACTGGACGCGTTTCGCGGCGACAGGCAGCGGCGCGGTCCGGAGCATGATTGCCTCGCACTGCATCTCCGCGGGAATATTGGCCAACAGTGTAGGGCTCGACGGCGGCGTGGCAGGACTGCTCGCCCACACCTTTGAGCGGTGGGACGGCAAGGGCCTGCCGGAGGGCATAGCGGGGCCGGACATCCCGCTGGAAATGCGGATCATGCATCTCGCGGATACGGCAGAGGTGTTCCTGCGGCAGGAGGGCGTGGCCGGTGCAGTGGCGATGGTGCGGGCCCGCCGCGGCAGCCAGTTCGATCCGGCGCTGGCCGGGCTGTTCATCGACCAGGCCGCGGCGCTCACCGAAGGACTCCTCGACATCGACTGCTGGCAGGCGGCCCTGGACCTGGCCCCCACCGACGCTCCCCTGTCCGGCCCCCAGCTGGACGCCGTGCTCCAGGCAGTCGGTGACTTCGCAGACCTTAAGTCTCCTTACACCGCCGGACACTCCCGCGCCGTGGCTGCCCTCGCCGCCGCCGCGGGCGGGGAACACGGGCTGCCGGCCGACGACGTGACTGAGCTCCGCCGGGCGGGATGGGTCCACGACCTGGGCCGGCTGGGAGTCTCCAACCAGGTGTGGGACAAGAAGGAGCCTCTCTCCCAGGCGGATCTGGAACGCATCCACATGCATCCGTACCTCGGAGAACGGATACTAAGCCGTGTACCCGGACTGAAGGGCGAGGCGGCCCTGACCGGCCTGCACCATGAGCGGCTGGACGGCTCCGGCTACCCCCGCGGTCTTGGCGGAACGGAGTTGGGGATCAAGCAGCGGATCCTGGCGGCCGCGGACTCCTACCATTCGTCCCTGGAGCCGCGTCCGCACCGGGACGCGCTCACGCCGGCCGCTGCGACTGCCAGGCTGCGACAGGAGGTTTCAGCCGGCCGGATCGGCACCGAAGCCGCGGAGTCCGTACTCGTCGCGGCCGGCCAGCAGCCCCACCGCCGGCCTGCCCCTCCGGCCGGGCTCACCCCCAGGGAAGTGGAAATCCTCGGCATGCTGTGCCGCGGGATGACTCCGGCCGAGATTGCCGCCAGCCTGTTTCTCGCCCGCAAGACCGTTCGCAACCACGTGGAGCACATCTACACCAAGATCGGTGCCACCAACCGGGTGGGTGCCACATTGTTCGCGGTAAGGAACGGCCTCATTGAGCGGTGA
- a CDS encoding HPr family phosphocarrier protein yields the protein MPKRTATIASRVGLHARPASIFAEAASQLGVEVTIASEGASSDEALDAASILSLMSLGASCGDVVVLRADGPGSDQALNHLVELLETDLDAEAQD from the coding sequence ATGCCTAAACGCACAGCAACCATCGCCAGTCGCGTGGGCCTCCACGCCCGCCCCGCATCGATTTTCGCCGAGGCGGCCAGCCAACTCGGAGTGGAGGTCACCATCGCTTCCGAAGGTGCGAGCTCCGATGAAGCACTCGATGCGGCCAGCATCCTCTCCCTGATGAGCCTCGGCGCTTCCTGCGGCGACGTAGTAGTACTTCGCGCCGACGGTCCGGGATCGGATCAGGCCCTCAACCACCTGGTGGAGCTCCTGGAGACGGACCTCGACGCAGAAGCGCAAGACTAG
- a CDS encoding NADP-dependent oxidoreductase: MKAITYSEYGNPDVLEYGDQPMPKVGPGMVLVKVKAAAVNPVDWKIMAGGLDQVMDLQFPAIPGWDVAGIVESVGIDSRQFQPGDEVIAYGRKDYVHGGSFAEYIALPERVVAKKPAALDWNESAGLPLAGLTAYQVLNRLGLKSGETVLIHGGSGGVGSLGIQIAVALGASVIATASEKNHDFLRSLGAEPVAYGDGLADRVRALRPDGVEVVADFVGGNLEATLAVLADGGRHASVADSDVEEHGGQWMWVTPVGADLQELADMADRGKLRVAVAEVFPLDEAADAFRSNMEGHTRGKIVVAVDQGS; this comes from the coding sequence ATGAAGGCAATTACTTACAGCGAATACGGAAACCCGGACGTCCTCGAATACGGCGACCAGCCCATGCCGAAGGTGGGGCCCGGGATGGTCTTGGTCAAGGTCAAGGCAGCCGCCGTGAACCCGGTGGACTGGAAGATCATGGCCGGCGGACTGGACCAAGTCATGGACCTGCAGTTCCCCGCGATCCCGGGGTGGGACGTGGCAGGTATTGTGGAATCGGTCGGCATCGACTCCCGGCAGTTCCAGCCCGGCGACGAAGTGATCGCCTACGGCCGCAAGGACTACGTCCATGGCGGCAGCTTCGCCGAGTACATCGCGCTGCCGGAGCGGGTGGTGGCGAAGAAGCCCGCCGCGCTCGACTGGAACGAATCGGCCGGCCTGCCGCTGGCCGGCCTCACCGCTTACCAGGTCCTCAACCGGCTCGGCCTGAAGTCAGGCGAAACTGTCCTGATCCACGGCGGTTCCGGAGGCGTGGGTTCGCTTGGCATCCAGATCGCCGTCGCCTTGGGTGCCAGCGTCATTGCCACTGCCTCGGAGAAAAACCACGACTTCCTCCGCTCCCTCGGCGCCGAGCCGGTCGCCTACGGAGACGGACTCGCGGACCGCGTGCGCGCGCTGCGCCCCGACGGTGTGGAGGTGGTTGCCGACTTCGTCGGCGGCAACCTTGAAGCCACGCTGGCGGTGCTGGCCGACGGCGGACGGCATGCCTCGGTTGCCGACAGCGACGTGGAAGAGCACGGCGGCCAGTGGATGTGGGTCACCCCCGTGGGCGCCGACCTGCAGGAACTGGCCGACATGGCGGACAGGGGAAAGCTCCGCGTAGCGGTTGCCGAAGTCTTCCCGCTCGACGAGGCCGCTGACGCCTTCCGCTCAAACATGGAAGGCCATACCCGCGGCAAGATCGTGGTTGCCGTTGACCAGGGCTCCTGA
- a CDS encoding PTS ascorbate transporter subunit IIC produces the protein MDWLVVVLNFIGQQILNVPAYLIGIITAAGLIALRRNSGQVIGGALKAALGFFILGVGATVVTGSLDPLGKLILTVTGAQGVIPTNEVITAMAQEQFGAQSAYVLTFGFLIMLVLARFTPLKYVFLTGHHMVFMATMLTVILSVGLGQGFDWLVVVLGAVLLGVIMVVMPAFLHPWTKKITGNDTIAIGHFGSLGYIAAGAVGQAAGKRSKSAEDIQFPQGLKFLRDSMVATSLSMVMIYMVFTIWGLIALPSAEALAIFDVPDAGAFVMAGFKQALMFGVGVAVILYGVRTVLGELVPAFQGIAAKVVPGAKAALDIPIVFPFGANAVLIGFLSSFTGGLVALGVLALWLNPAFGLALILPGMVPHFFTGGGAGVYGNSTGGRKGAMLGGFVNGIIITILPAVLLLVLGQFGLANSTFGDADFGWFGTLIGVSLSGGPAIGAILTVLIAAALVTAAVVFQRRVVDAGWVPGAKRDAWLAEAKESEKTETKQKSETKQKSPAA, from the coding sequence ATGGACTGGCTCGTAGTAGTACTGAATTTCATAGGGCAGCAGATTCTCAACGTGCCCGCGTACCTGATCGGCATCATTACCGCAGCAGGCCTGATCGCACTGCGACGCAACTCGGGCCAGGTCATCGGAGGCGCGCTCAAGGCGGCCTTGGGCTTTTTCATCCTCGGCGTGGGTGCCACCGTTGTTACCGGATCACTGGATCCCCTCGGGAAACTCATCCTCACCGTGACCGGCGCCCAGGGGGTGATTCCGACCAACGAGGTCATTACCGCGATGGCCCAGGAACAGTTCGGTGCCCAAAGCGCTTACGTCCTGACCTTTGGCTTCCTGATCATGCTGGTACTGGCGCGCTTCACACCGTTGAAGTACGTCTTCCTGACCGGCCACCACATGGTGTTCATGGCCACCATGCTCACCGTCATTCTGTCCGTTGGCCTGGGACAGGGCTTTGACTGGCTGGTGGTGGTCCTCGGGGCCGTCCTGCTTGGCGTGATCATGGTGGTCATGCCGGCGTTCCTCCATCCTTGGACGAAGAAAATCACTGGCAATGACACCATCGCGATCGGCCATTTCGGCTCCCTGGGCTACATTGCAGCGGGCGCCGTTGGGCAGGCCGCCGGCAAGCGCAGCAAGTCGGCCGAAGACATCCAGTTCCCGCAGGGGCTGAAGTTCCTCCGCGACTCAATGGTTGCCACCTCGCTGTCCATGGTCATGATCTACATGGTCTTCACCATCTGGGGACTTATCGCCCTTCCGTCTGCAGAAGCGCTTGCAATTTTTGACGTCCCTGACGCCGGAGCCTTCGTCATGGCAGGCTTCAAACAGGCGCTGATGTTCGGCGTCGGTGTGGCCGTCATTCTCTACGGCGTCCGTACCGTACTGGGCGAGCTCGTCCCGGCTTTCCAGGGCATCGCCGCCAAGGTAGTCCCCGGCGCCAAGGCCGCCCTCGACATTCCCATCGTTTTCCCCTTCGGAGCAAACGCGGTGCTCATCGGCTTCCTGAGCTCCTTTACCGGAGGCCTTGTGGCCCTCGGCGTGCTCGCCCTCTGGCTGAATCCCGCGTTCGGACTCGCCCTCATCCTCCCGGGAATGGTCCCGCACTTCTTCACCGGCGGCGGTGCCGGTGTGTATGGCAATTCAACCGGGGGCCGTAAAGGAGCCATGCTGGGAGGTTTCGTCAACGGCATCATCATCACCATCCTGCCCGCCGTCCTGCTGCTCGTGCTGGGCCAGTTTGGACTGGCCAACAGCACCTTCGGCGACGCCGACTTTGGATGGTTCGGCACCCTCATCGGTGTCAGCCTCAGCGGCGGCCCTGCCATCGGTGCCATCCTGACCGTCCTTATCGCCGCTGCCCTGGTGACAGCCGCCGTCGTCTTCCAACGGCGGGTGGTCGATGCGGGATGGGTCCCCGGCGCTAAGCGCGACGCCTGGCTCGCCGAAGCAAAGGAAAGCGAAAAGACCGAAACCAAGCAAAAGAGCGAAACGAAGCAGAAGAGTCCTGCTGCATAG
- a CDS encoding TetR/AcrR family transcriptional regulator: MTPGPRSPARTRLLEAADQVLFERGIRDTPVDELLRQAEVSAATLYTHFGSKDALVAEVLRVRLSDWQRVWDQHIVAADNDLDRLLAVFDALASYRDTHGHPSRWCAFLAAANELPQATDEISDVLAGDTTLLSDRLLHLSRPLAGEGAQDLANEVLVAYSGALAGFLRGFPESPIDVGRRLAHAAAQAHSRH, encoded by the coding sequence ATGACTCCCGGCCCCCGATCTCCTGCACGCACCCGGCTGCTCGAGGCGGCCGATCAGGTACTGTTCGAACGCGGTATCCGGGACACTCCAGTCGATGAGCTGCTGCGCCAGGCGGAGGTATCGGCGGCCACCCTGTACACGCACTTCGGCAGCAAGGACGCCTTGGTTGCTGAAGTGCTGCGAGTCAGGCTGTCGGACTGGCAGAGGGTCTGGGACCAGCACATCGTTGCCGCGGACAATGACCTGGATCGGTTACTCGCGGTCTTCGATGCTCTTGCCTCCTACCGGGACACCCATGGCCACCCGTCACGGTGGTGCGCCTTCCTGGCCGCAGCCAACGAGCTCCCACAGGCCACGGACGAAATCAGCGACGTCCTGGCCGGTGACACCACCCTGCTCTCCGACCGCCTTCTCCACCTGTCCCGCCCTCTTGCCGGGGAGGGCGCCCAGGACCTGGCGAATGAAGTGCTTGTGGCCTACAGCGGGGCCTTGGCCGGGTTCCTCCGCGGTTTCCCTGAGTCCCCGATTGACGTGGGCCGCCGCCTGGCCCATGCAGCAGCTCAAGCCCACAGCCGTCACTGA
- a CDS encoding ROK family protein → MAQSLSTGSGVVLDLIRSGQATTRTDLLERLGWSRITLARRLEELLNASIIESVGQLDSRGGRPPEKFAVKPDSGVLLALDIGGSHSMVAITDLVSTILSVDQADIGPSQGPAEIFEWAGQVFDLMLQRLGKTRDNVLAIGVGVPGPVDTATGRLASPQVDRQWDGVTVRDYFTSRYGHAVLAVDRDVNVMTLAEARRGGVGYQDIVGVKAGIGIGLGFVLDGAVYRGARGGAGDLSRPRIGGGRLQRLETVASGAVVRAELVARGYKVRTGADIVELAASGDHRTLALLEETGTTLGQTLADIVGLINPEAVIIGGSLAAAGEPFLRPIREAIYAGAREFATQDLVVEPSRLGAEAGLTGASLLAQDALFAPDRISRLTHSGATSLALASA, encoded by the coding sequence ATGGCGCAATCACTATCGACAGGATCAGGCGTTGTACTGGATCTGATCAGGTCCGGGCAGGCTACCACCAGGACCGACCTCCTGGAACGGCTGGGCTGGTCGCGCATCACCCTCGCCCGGCGGCTTGAGGAGTTATTGAACGCCTCCATCATCGAGAGCGTGGGCCAACTCGATTCACGCGGTGGACGCCCACCTGAGAAGTTCGCCGTAAAGCCGGACTCAGGCGTGCTGCTGGCCCTGGACATCGGCGGCTCGCACAGCATGGTGGCCATCACGGACCTGGTATCCACGATCCTCAGCGTCGACCAGGCGGACATCGGGCCGAGCCAGGGCCCGGCCGAGATCTTTGAATGGGCCGGCCAGGTCTTCGACCTCATGCTGCAGCGCCTCGGCAAGACCCGGGATAACGTCCTGGCGATCGGCGTCGGCGTCCCCGGCCCGGTGGATACGGCCACCGGCCGCCTCGCGTCGCCGCAGGTCGACAGGCAGTGGGACGGGGTGACTGTCCGCGACTACTTCACCAGCCGATACGGACATGCCGTCCTCGCGGTCGACCGGGACGTGAATGTCATGACCCTGGCCGAAGCAAGGCGGGGCGGGGTTGGCTACCAGGACATTGTGGGCGTGAAAGCCGGCATCGGAATCGGGCTCGGGTTCGTCCTGGATGGCGCTGTATACCGCGGAGCCCGCGGAGGTGCCGGAGACCTGAGCCGGCCGCGCATCGGCGGCGGCCGCCTCCAGCGGCTTGAAACCGTAGCCAGCGGAGCGGTGGTGCGCGCAGAACTGGTGGCGCGCGGCTACAAAGTCAGGACAGGAGCCGACATCGTCGAGCTCGCGGCGAGCGGGGACCACCGAACGCTCGCCCTCCTCGAAGAAACGGGCACCACCCTTGGCCAGACGCTGGCCGACATCGTGGGACTGATCAACCCCGAGGCGGTGATTATTGGCGGGAGCCTTGCCGCGGCGGGCGAACCTTTCCTCAGACCCATCCGTGAAGCCATCTACGCCGGGGCACGCGAGTTCGCCACCCAGGACCTCGTTGTTGAACCCTCCCGCCTGGGGGCCGAGGCGGGTCTCACGGGGGCTTCACTGCTTGCCCAGGACGCGCTCTTCGCGCCCGACAGGATCAGCCGACTCACCCACAGCGGCGCAACCTCACTTGCCTTGGCATCCGCATAG